In Mongoliitalea daihaiensis, one DNA window encodes the following:
- a CDS encoding aminopeptidase P N-terminal domain-containing protein: MKNKFLLTVCLLVMSWGFTDAQSYFADGLSAAFHQERREALRALMPANSVAVFFSNPVKNRSNDTEFLYRPNSDFYYLTGFREPNAALVVFKEAQLIDGQSVKEIIYVQPRDPRKEQWDGERLGVDGVKTKLGFEVAFTYADFMKKPAVNWNGMQQILSFPIGDFEGGSYNAPLKEMVATFKGMNLRTEAPKSPNLNELMNALRVVKTEEELVLLAKAVEISGKGHMEAMRSIKPGVSERAIQGVHEFVHKAMGAEAVGYNSIAGAGNNATILHYVDNYQVNLQEGLLLMDIGAEYRGYSGDITRTVPVKGVFSPEERAIYEIVLEAMEAGIAACKPGADMRDVQQASRKVIDDGLVRLGIIKQGERHPYFPHGIGHQLGLDVHDRGGNVKFVPGVVLTVEPGIYIPEGSNTDPKWWRIGVRVEDNILITENGHLNLSGFVPKTVEDIEAIMKEEGVLQKLSVQ; encoded by the coding sequence ATGAAAAATAAATTTCTTTTGACGGTTTGCCTGCTTGTAATGAGTTGGGGTTTTACAGATGCACAGTCTTATTTTGCTGATGGCTTGTCGGCTGCTTTTCATCAAGAAAGAAGAGAAGCGCTCCGAGCCTTGATGCCAGCTAATAGTGTGGCGGTATTCTTCAGCAACCCTGTCAAAAACAGGTCAAATGATACAGAGTTTTTATACCGCCCTAATTCTGATTTTTATTATTTGACAGGCTTTCGTGAGCCCAATGCAGCTTTAGTGGTTTTTAAAGAAGCTCAGCTAATCGATGGCCAATCGGTCAAAGAAATTATCTACGTGCAGCCACGTGATCCTCGCAAAGAGCAGTGGGATGGTGAGCGCTTGGGTGTGGATGGTGTGAAGACTAAGTTAGGTTTTGAGGTAGCATTTACTTATGCAGACTTTATGAAAAAACCTGCGGTCAACTGGAATGGAATGCAGCAAATCCTTTCGTTCCCTATAGGTGACTTTGAAGGGGGATCTTACAATGCTCCTTTGAAGGAGATGGTGGCCACATTTAAGGGCATGAACCTTCGTACAGAAGCTCCAAAGTCTCCTAATCTTAATGAATTGATGAATGCCTTGAGGGTGGTGAAAACGGAAGAGGAGTTGGTTTTGCTGGCTAAAGCTGTTGAAATCAGTGGCAAAGGTCATATGGAGGCGATGCGTTCCATCAAACCGGGTGTTTCTGAAAGAGCCATTCAAGGCGTTCATGAGTTTGTTCATAAAGCGATGGGTGCAGAAGCCGTAGGTTATAACTCGATAGCTGGAGCAGGCAATAATGCCACGATTTTGCATTATGTGGATAATTACCAGGTCAATCTTCAAGAAGGCTTGCTCCTGATGGATATTGGAGCGGAATATAGAGGTTACTCCGGGGATATTACACGCACAGTTCCTGTGAAGGGGGTTTTCTCTCCAGAAGAAAGAGCGATTTATGAGATTGTATTGGAAGCTATGGAGGCAGGAATCGCTGCTTGCAAGCCAGGCGCTGATATGCGGGATGTGCAGCAGGCGTCCCGAAAAGTAATTGATGATGGCTTGGTACGCTTAGGCATTATTAAGCAAGGAGAAAGACATCCGTATTTCCCACACGGGATTGGGCATCAGTTAGGCTTGGATGTGCATGACCGTGGAGGTAATGTGAAATTTGTCCCTGGGGTTGTATTGACCGTAGAGCCTGGAATCTACATTCCAGAGGGGAGTAATACAGATCCTAAATGGTGGAGGATTGGTGTTCGTGTCGAAGACAATATCTTGATCACTGAAAACGGTCATCTCAATCTATCCGGTTTTGTACCGAAGACAGTAGAGGATATCGAAGCGATTATGAAGGAAGAAGGGGTGTTGCAGAAGTTGTCAGTTCAGTGA
- a CDS encoding carboxypeptidase-like regulatory domain-containing protein yields MQSQHSVAQTTNERKVIQLSGIILNSDSTDAVPGVNVYVPKKGRGTSSGRYGYFSLPVLEGDSVIFSFIGLKKQSFKVPDNLDDDKISLILTMQVDEIALAEIEVMPFPTEDEFKRQILAMNYEAPMAIDTRGNMSPETLLRWAENMPASGNENMRYFRQNQVMQIQDRYGPRPFTLLDPFAWNKFIQSIKRGDLKKRD; encoded by the coding sequence ATGCAGTCACAGCATTCAGTAGCACAGACTACCAACGAACGGAAAGTCATCCAATTATCCGGTATTATTTTAAATTCTGATAGTACCGATGCAGTGCCAGGTGTTAACGTTTATGTCCCAAAAAAAGGTAGAGGCACCAGTTCGGGCCGGTATGGATACTTCTCCTTGCCAGTTTTAGAAGGTGATAGCGTTATCTTCTCCTTTATTGGATTAAAAAAGCAGTCATTTAAAGTTCCAGATAACTTGGATGATGATAAAATCAGTTTGATTTTAACCATGCAGGTAGATGAGATCGCTTTAGCAGAAATCGAAGTGATGCCTTTCCCCACGGAAGACGAGTTTAAGAGACAAATTCTCGCCATGAACTACGAAGCCCCGATGGCAATTGATACCCGAGGCAATATGAGTCCAGAGACCTTACTACGATGGGCCGAAAATATGCCTGCATCCGGGAACGAAAACATGCGCTACTTCCGGCAAAATCAAGTCATGCAAATCCAAGACCGCTACGGTCCTAGACCATTTACCTTGCTAGATCCATTCGCTTGGAACAAATTTATCCAATCGATTAAGAGAGGAGACTTGAAGAAGAGAGATTAG
- a CDS encoding ArsR/SmtB family transcription factor — MRLKNISLSYGMRIFKALSEEARVRILHLLLENKELSISDLEHILDFTQTKTSRHLNYLKNAGLVGSRRVDQWIFYYILEEALEIIVQIFTFIQKDVNLIRDQEVYKILDSNRELAKNKIQNNPYRK; from the coding sequence ATGCGCCTCAAAAATATCAGTTTGAGTTATGGAATGCGAATTTTTAAAGCCCTTTCAGAAGAAGCAAGGGTAAGAATTCTACATTTATTACTCGAAAATAAGGAGTTGTCGATATCCGATTTGGAACATATTTTGGATTTTACCCAAACCAAAACCAGCCGACATCTCAACTATCTAAAAAACGCAGGATTGGTAGGAAGTCGGAGGGTAGATCAGTGGATTTTTTACTACATCCTAGAGGAGGCCTTGGAGATTATTGTGCAGATTTTCACTTTTATTCAAAAAGATGTGAACCTCATCCGAGATCAGGAGGTTTACAAAATATTGGATTCCAACCGGGAGTTGGCTAAGAATAAAATCCAAAATAATCCCTACAGAAAATAA
- a CDS encoding YjjG family noncanonical pyrimidine nucleotidase, with the protein MKKYTHILFDLDHTLWDYDRNVQESLSELYEVYHLVESGFASAYDFTQAFYAVNFKLWAMYDVGKIDKQGLRETRFKLIFKHAGLDEIWASDAMEADFMHRTSSKNHVLPYTFEILDYLKPQYGLHIISNGFNESQFKKLDASGLSPYFDLVITSETTGHKKPDPRIFQYALDQLKIQHTDTIMIGDNPNSDILGAIRANLDNVYFDPHGKGIEYEPTYTIRHLKELEGIL; encoded by the coding sequence TTGAAAAAATACACCCACATCCTCTTCGATCTGGACCATACGTTATGGGATTATGATCGAAACGTTCAGGAGTCTTTGAGCGAACTCTATGAAGTTTATCATTTGGTAGAATCTGGATTTGCTTCGGCTTACGATTTTACCCAAGCATTCTATGCAGTAAATTTTAAATTATGGGCCATGTATGATGTGGGAAAAATCGATAAACAAGGCTTAAGAGAAACACGCTTTAAGTTGATTTTTAAGCATGCAGGCCTGGATGAAATCTGGGCAAGCGATGCTATGGAAGCGGACTTTATGCATCGCACTTCAAGTAAAAATCATGTACTTCCCTACACATTTGAGATTTTGGATTACCTGAAACCCCAGTATGGGTTGCATATTATATCCAATGGGTTTAATGAAAGCCAATTTAAAAAACTGGATGCTTCTGGATTAAGTCCCTATTTTGACTTGGTGATTACATCAGAGACTACTGGACATAAAAAACCCGATCCAAGGATTTTTCAATATGCATTGGATCAGTTGAAGATCCAACATACAGACACGATCATGATTGGGGATAATCCTAATTCAGATATTTTGGGAGCGATCAGGGCTAATTTGGATAATGTGTATTTTGATCCTCATGGCAAGGGAATTGAATATGAGCCCACCTACACCATTCGTCACTTAAAGGAGTTGGAAGGAATTCTTTAA
- the lpdA gene encoding dihydrolipoyl dehydrogenase, with the protein MSSTKYDVIVVGSGPGGYVAAIRAAQLGLKTAIVEAAELGGICLNWGCIPTKALIKSAQVFEYINHSEDYGIKVSGAEVDFGGMIKRSRDVAAGMSKGIQFLMKKNKIDQLLGWGKVQPGKKVEVTDKDGKATVYAADNIIIATGGRARELPALKIDDKKIVGYRKAMTLEEKPSKMIVVGSGAIGVEFAYVYNSIGTEVTIVEFLDRIVPNEDEEVSKTLEKIYKKNGVKIMTSTEVTAVDTTGKGCKVTVKDKKGNESVLECDVVLSAVGVVSNIENIGLEDVGVLVDRGKIKVDEYYQTNMPGYFAIGDVTTGPALAHVASAEGIICVEKIAGHHPEPLDYNNIPGCTYCIPEIASVGYTEAKAKEAGYEVKVGKFPFSASGKASAAGAKDGFVKLIFDAKYGELLGAHMIGANVTEMIAEIVAVRKLETTGHELIKTVHPHPTMSEAVMEAAAAAYDEVIHL; encoded by the coding sequence ATGTCTTCAACAAAATATGATGTAATTGTAGTAGGGTCTGGTCCTGGAGGGTATGTTGCCGCAATCCGTGCAGCGCAGTTGGGTTTGAAAACAGCAATTGTAGAAGCTGCTGAGTTGGGTGGTATTTGTTTAAACTGGGGTTGTATCCCAACCAAAGCATTGATCAAAAGTGCACAGGTGTTTGAATATATCAATCATTCAGAAGATTACGGTATTAAAGTCAGCGGTGCAGAGGTAGATTTCGGAGGCATGATCAAAAGAAGCCGCGATGTGGCTGCTGGTATGTCCAAGGGGATTCAATTCTTAATGAAGAAAAATAAAATCGATCAACTATTGGGTTGGGGTAAGGTACAGCCGGGTAAAAAAGTAGAGGTGACGGATAAAGATGGGAAAGCAACAGTATATGCCGCTGATAACATCATCATTGCTACCGGTGGTCGTGCAAGAGAACTTCCTGCATTAAAAATCGACGATAAAAAGATCGTAGGTTACCGCAAGGCAATGACACTAGAAGAAAAACCAAGCAAAATGATTGTGGTTGGTTCTGGAGCCATTGGGGTTGAGTTTGCCTATGTATACAATTCTATCGGTACCGAGGTAACAATCGTCGAATTTTTAGACCGTATTGTTCCAAATGAGGATGAAGAGGTTTCCAAAACTTTGGAAAAAATCTACAAAAAGAATGGTGTAAAAATCATGACTTCCACCGAAGTAACGGCAGTAGATACTACAGGAAAAGGTTGTAAAGTTACCGTAAAAGATAAAAAAGGAAACGAATCTGTATTGGAGTGCGATGTAGTACTTTCTGCGGTGGGTGTTGTTTCTAACATCGAAAATATTGGTTTGGAAGATGTAGGGGTTTTGGTAGATCGTGGTAAAATCAAAGTTGACGAATACTATCAAACCAATATGCCGGGTTATTTTGCTATCGGAGATGTAACTACAGGACCGGCATTGGCACACGTAGCATCTGCAGAAGGGATTATCTGTGTAGAAAAAATTGCTGGTCACCATCCTGAACCTTTGGACTACAATAATATTCCAGGCTGTACCTATTGCATTCCTGAAATTGCCTCTGTTGGATATACAGAAGCAAAAGCAAAAGAGGCGGGCTATGAAGTAAAGGTTGGTAAATTTCCATTCTCTGCTTCGGGTAAAGCTTCTGCAGCAGGTGCCAAAGACGGTTTTGTGAAGTTGATTTTTGATGCAAAATATGGAGAGTTATTAGGTGCTCACATGATTGGTGCCAATGTCACCGAGATGATTGCTGAAATTGTTGCTGTTCGTAAGCTTGAGACAACAGGGCACGAGTTAATCAAGACAGTGCATCCTCACCCAACTATGTCAGAGGCAGTAATGGAAGCTGCAGCTGCGGCCTATGATGAGGTGATACATTTATAA
- a CDS encoding RNA polymerase sigma factor — translation MEEKELIAGLRAKDRKTVDYLYDNYSRALFTVISRIITDQEIAEEVFHDAFIKITKKIDSYDESKGRLYTWMANICRNSAIDRTRSKEFSQDSKTNTIDDYVYGLEGSSGTEEFTDGLGVKELMENLNLEQRFVIECMYFKGYTHSEISEEFDIPLGTVKSRIRAALVVLKKKLDKI, via the coding sequence TTGGAAGAAAAAGAACTAATAGCAGGTTTACGGGCCAAAGACCGAAAAACGGTTGATTATCTGTACGATAATTATTCTAGGGCCTTGTTTACGGTCATCAGTAGAATTATTACTGATCAAGAAATAGCAGAAGAAGTATTTCACGATGCTTTTATCAAAATCACCAAGAAAATAGATTCTTACGATGAGTCGAAAGGGCGGTTGTATACTTGGATGGCAAATATCTGTAGGAATTCTGCCATTGACCGGACACGCTCCAAAGAGTTTTCACAAGACAGTAAGACCAATACTATCGATGACTACGTATATGGATTAGAAGGTAGCAGCGGGACAGAGGAGTTTACCGATGGTTTAGGTGTAAAAGAGTTAATGGAGAACCTCAATTTGGAGCAGCGGTTTGTTATTGAATGTATGTATTTTAAGGGATACACCCATTCAGAGATTTCAGAAGAATTTGATATACCTTTGGGTACGGTTAAATCCCGGATAAGAGCAGCCTTAGTCGTTTTAAAAAAGAAATTAGATAAAATATAG